The following nucleotide sequence is from Vicinamibacteria bacterium.
TTACCGACGAGCGGCCAGGACAGGTTTTGCGGGGACCGGGGTACCGAAGTCCTTAAGACCGAGGCAGGCGCGGCACCTTGACTGGGCTCGCTCCCTCGACCTCGCTCCAGATTCGCCGGCCAACCCTGTCTGCCTCGGCGACGAGGGCGGGCTCGTCCACCGTCAGAATCTTTCGGTCGCGCATCACGAAACGGCCGTCGACCAGGACCGACTCGATGTCGGACGGTTGGCCGTTGTTGATCCAGGCGGACAGGATACGCCCGGCCGGCACGAGGTGGGTCCTCAGCGCGTCGAGGACGATGATGTCGGCTTTCTTGCCGACGTCGAGCGAGCCGAGAAGCGCTTCCTGACGAATCGCTCGCGCTCCACCTTGTACGGCGTCGGCGAGCATGTCTTCGGGCTGAGGCTTTTGGCCGGGGGTCGCATCGTCCCGCCAGATGCGCTCCGTCACCAGCGCGATCCGCATCGTCTCCAACATGTCGTTGGTATTGTTGTCGGTGCCCTGAGCGATGGGGCAACCCGCGGCGCGCAGGGCAGCAATGGGCGGGATGACGCCGCGGTTCGCCGCCATATGGGCCTGATGCGAAATGATGGTGCCGGAGCGGCCGAGCAATGCGATCTCGGACTCGTCGACGTACCGGCAATGTGCCGCGAAGAGCCGTGGGCCGAGAAAGTCGTGCTTGGCGAGGTATTCCGTGGGTCGAAGCCCGTGGTGTCGCAGCATGTACTCCACTTCCCAGGTCGTCTGGGCGAGATGGATCGTATAGCCGAGATCGTGCTGCTCGGCGAACTCGCGGACCGTGCGCAGAAGCTCGGGCGAGGAGCTTTCGGCGAGAGCGGTGGTCGGAAAGACGCTGATACGTCCTTCCCTCGCGCCGTGCCACGTCTCGAACAAGTCGTGGGCGCTCTGCCAGCCCTCGTCGCGCATCTGGGCCGAGAACCTGGGGGCCTCGCTCCGGGCGAGGCTCTCCGCAGACACGGGACCAGCCCCGTTCTCG
It contains:
- a CDS encoding amidohydrolase family protein: MPDSAINLSRRQLLASAGAGAAALLLDERGLKAQPSPGESVVFTHTTVVNPDDVRHDVALAVEGDRIVAIGPTDEVLRTRPRAEVYEGRGKALLPGLINCHAHLAATLARGFNEDFGFPNSYRLAISPGSLLSEEEGTLMAVMGALESIRGGVTTVVEYTGRIGRAAAALADTGLRWVFAESVRDVENGAGPVSAESLARSEAPRFSAQMRDEGWQSAHDLFETWHGAREGRISVFPTTALAESSSPELLRTVREFAEQHDLGYTIHLAQTTWEVEYMLRHHGLRPTEYLAKHDFLGPRLFAAHCRYVDESEIALLGRSGTIISHQAHMAANRGVIPPIAALRAAGCPIAQGTDNNTNDMLETMRIALVTERIWRDDATPGQKPQPEDMLADAVQGGARAIRQEALLGSLDVGKKADIIVLDALRTHLVPAGRILSAWINNGQPSDIESVLVDGRFVMRDRKILTVDEPALVAEADRVGRRIWSEVEGASPVKVPRLPRS